One window of Hujiaoplasma nucleasis genomic DNA carries:
- the pstA gene encoding phosphate ABC transporter permease PstA, translating to MSNKRKRIDNLLKGITYFSASIAAIILLFIIIFVFKNGFGLLNIDLITNDYHAKFYNGGIEEVTEFSKTQRPSHLSDEDYYSEKWGIALRDDLDREGKAMVIVSYISEDSPLYQIYDKNNDDNDEFMIEKGNLISSIKFEDKASALSVYGAQHMIQILNESNQFREIVFSSLGGGIRGSLITTLYIIGITLAIALPIGIFSAIYLNELSRKNKINQMIRSMIETLTGVPSIIYGLMGLAVFVPLTVKYTPATSANLISGSLTLAVILLPVIIKATEESLKVVPDDYRQASLALGANRTQTTFKAVLPSALPGILTATILSIGRIIGESAALIFAIGTAVKDNITIFGRSTTLSVHIWSLMTDEPANIELASTIALIILVIVLLLNLIVKLISHQYLKKLA from the coding sequence ATGTCAAATAAACGAAAAAGAATTGATAATTTATTAAAAGGAATAACCTACTTTTCAGCTTCCATCGCCGCTATTATCTTGCTTTTTATCATTATTTTTGTTTTCAAAAATGGCTTTGGTTTATTAAATATAGATTTAATCACCAATGACTATCATGCCAAATTCTATAATGGAGGTATTGAAGAAGTCACTGAATTTTCTAAAACACAAAGACCAAGTCATCTTAGTGATGAAGATTATTATTCAGAAAAATGGGGAATAGCCTTAAGAGATGATTTAGACAGAGAAGGTAAAGCTATGGTCATCGTATCATACATATCTGAAGATTCTCCACTTTATCAAATCTATGATAAAAACAATGATGATAATGATGAATTTATGATTGAAAAGGGAAATCTCATATCATCTATAAAGTTCGAAGATAAAGCATCTGCCTTAAGTGTTTATGGAGCCCAGCACATGATTCAAATATTAAATGAATCCAATCAATTTAGAGAAATAGTATTCTCTTCACTAGGCGGTGGTATCCGCGGTTCTTTAATCACCACCCTTTATATTATTGGTATCACACTAGCAATTGCCTTACCCATTGGAATTTTTTCAGCCATTTATTTAAATGAACTATCAAGAAAAAATAAAATAAACCAGATGATTCGGTCAATGATAGAAACACTTACAGGTGTCCCAAGTATTATCTATGGGTTAATGGGTTTAGCTGTATTTGTTCCCTTAACGGTAAAATACACACCAGCAACATCAGCCAACCTCATATCAGGTAGTTTAACCTTGGCTGTTATTTTATTACCAGTAATTATTAAAGCCACTGAAGAGTCATTAAAAGTCGTACCTGATGATTATAGACAGGCATCCTTGGCCTTAGGAGCCAATCGGACGCAAACGACATTTAAAGCTGTTTTACCATCTGCCTTGCCTGGTATTTTAACAGCCACCATCTTATCTATTGGGAGAATCATCGGAGAATCCGCTGCCTTAATATTTGCCATTGGTACTGCGGTTAAAGATAATATAACAATCTTTGGCAGATCTACGACCTTATCTGTACATATATGGTCTTTAATGACTGATGAACCAGCCAATATTGAATTGGCCTCTACCATAGCTTTAATCATATTAGTCATTGTATTATTATTAAATCTTATTGTGAAACTGATAAGTCATCAGTATCTCAAGAAATTAGCTTAA
- a CDS encoding HU family DNA-binding protein, producing the protein MNKSELVARIADLAELSKKDAEKALNSTVLAIEEALVQGEKVVLTGFGTFAVKTRKARKGHDPRTGEEIHIPALQAPTFKAGKVLKEKVR; encoded by the coding sequence ATGAATAAATCAGAATTAGTCGCAAGAATCGCAGATTTAGCAGAACTTTCAAAAAAAGATGCTGAGAAAGCTTTAAACTCTACAGTTTTAGCAATCGAAGAAGCATTGGTACAAGGAGAAAAAGTTGTATTAACTGGATTTGGTACATTTGCAGTTAAAACAAGAAAAGCTAGAAAAGGACACGATCCTAGAACTGGTGAAGAAATTCATATTCCAGCTTTACAAGCACCTACTTTTAAAGCAGGTAAAGTTTTAAAAGAAAAAGTAAGATAG
- the phoU gene encoding phosphate signaling complex protein PhoU, with protein sequence MTYRIRFDQELEELKISLIKMGDLVTKHIHRSLETFLKMNAQQAEEMIKKDKEVNDMEHAIEKECMRIILREQPVAKDLRLITSILKMITDLERIGDHAVDISKLTIFMEKTQEPFEVIEIHSMVKTSEEMIKQALESFVNQDLVIAEEVIKKDDLVDQDFYAIRQLVAKAIRESHIDADYAIYLMMVAKYLERIGDHAVNLAEWVIFSITGKHISD encoded by the coding sequence ATGACCTATAGAATAAGATTTGACCAAGAATTAGAAGAATTAAAAATATCTTTAATAAAAATGGGTGACTTAGTCACCAAACATATCCATCGTTCTTTAGAAACCTTCTTAAAAATGAATGCCCAACAAGCAGAAGAAATGATTAAGAAAGACAAAGAAGTCAACGATATGGAACATGCCATTGAAAAAGAATGCATGAGAATTATCTTAAGAGAACAACCGGTAGCTAAGGACTTAAGACTGATTACATCTATTTTAAAAATGATAACTGATTTAGAAAGAATTGGTGACCACGCGGTTGATATTTCAAAATTGACGATTTTTATGGAAAAAACCCAAGAACCTTTTGAAGTTATTGAAATTCATTCCATGGTAAAAACTTCTGAAGAAATGATTAAACAAGCATTAGAGTCTTTTGTAAATCAAGACTTAGTGATTGCTGAAGAAGTCATAAAAAAAGATGACTTAGTAGACCAAGATTTTTATGCCATAAGACAATTGGTTGCTAAGGCAATTAGAGAAAGTCATATTGATGCAGATTATGCCATTTACTTAATGATGGTTGCCAAATACTTAGAACGTATTGGTGATCATGCAGTTAACCTTGCTGAATGGGTTATATTTTCAATTACAGGTAAACATATATCTGATTAG
- a CDS encoding CPBP family intramembrane glutamic endopeptidase, producing the protein MEENRVLNQKHKFVNIIILIAYLIYLVTSSLVSGIISDNHVEKTKDWVSDAFDYTWVQTEEGYDLHYQAVISNHTSGLIDLVNLRFLLLDEEGEVIAGFIHRYEDLQAGENRLVENTHSFSEKSTIIEQSTYVPFNNQLSNLIQFSFGFLFLIPLFFINRKSYVDDFITFKNDPKKHIGHIFSGFLLVYLMAFIAQVIMISLNVQETSMNELAIQSMFTSDWISIITLFFSLVIFAPIIEETVFRKSLYNIVQPRFGHIGAVIISGLIFGFLHVAGWGDFIQIIPYAFMGLSFSYIYYYSGRNVYVVIGIHALNNLIPYLTYTSRLFE; encoded by the coding sequence ATGGAAGAAAACAGAGTTTTAAATCAAAAACATAAATTTGTTAATATTATCATTTTAATAGCCTATCTAATCTACCTAGTCACCTCTTCATTAGTTTCTGGAATTATTTCAGATAACCACGTTGAAAAAACAAAAGATTGGGTGAGTGATGCATTTGATTATACATGGGTTCAAACTGAAGAAGGTTATGATTTACATTATCAAGCAGTGATTTCTAATCATACCAGTGGTCTTATCGATCTTGTGAATCTACGTTTTTTACTTCTTGATGAAGAAGGTGAAGTTATCGCTGGTTTCATCCATCGATACGAAGATTTGCAGGCTGGTGAAAATAGGTTGGTTGAGAATACTCATAGTTTTTCTGAAAAATCAACGATCATTGAACAAAGTACTTATGTTCCTTTTAATAACCAATTAAGTAATCTAATACAATTTTCTTTTGGTTTTCTATTCTTAATTCCTTTGTTTTTCATCAATAGAAAATCTTATGTAGATGATTTTATCACTTTTAAAAATGATCCTAAAAAACATATTGGCCATATTTTTTCTGGTTTCTTATTGGTTTATTTAATGGCTTTTATAGCTCAAGTCATCATGATAAGCTTAAATGTTCAAGAAACATCCATGAATGAATTAGCGATTCAATCAATGTTCACCTCTGATTGGATTTCAATTATAACCCTATTCTTCTCCTTGGTTATTTTTGCGCCAATTATTGAAGAAACTGTCTTTAGAAAAAGTTTATATAATATTGTCCAACCAAGGTTTGGACATATAGGGGCTGTCATTATTTCCGGGCTTATCTTTGGCTTCTTACATGTGGCTGGATGGGGAGATTTTATCCAAATCATTCCATATGCCTTTATGGGCTTATCATTCTCTTATATTTATTACTATTCAGGAAGAAATGTTTATGTTGTGATTGGCATTCACGCCTTAAACAACTTAATACCTTATTTAACCTATACAAGCAGGTTATTTGAATAA
- a CDS encoding response regulator transcription factor, translating to MKALIYIVEDDPNIQNVIKIALKNAQYEVETFLDGKTMFHQLEKRIPHLLIVDIMLPGMDGLEIIQKLKKSSQYKDIGIMIVSAKSSELDKVMGLDIGADDYLIKPFGVLELISRVKALLRRQMPDEDNQDLCVHDYILSEKTHKLAYHSQSISLTNKQYELLKTMMKHPDEVLSRDFLMSEVWGYDFYGESRTLDVHIKELRKKVYLISQNKEWIETIHGIGFKISL from the coding sequence ATGAAAGCATTGATTTATATTGTAGAAGATGATCCAAATATACAAAACGTGATTAAAATCGCTTTAAAGAATGCTCAATATGAAGTTGAGACTTTTCTTGATGGGAAAACCATGTTTCACCAACTAGAAAAAAGAATTCCTCACTTATTGATTGTTGACATCATGTTGCCAGGAATGGATGGTTTAGAAATCATCCAAAAGTTAAAAAAATCTTCACAATATAAAGACATAGGAATCATGATTGTATCCGCAAAATCAAGTGAATTAGATAAGGTTATGGGCTTAGATATAGGCGCTGATGATTATTTAATCAAACCCTTTGGAGTATTAGAATTAATCTCAAGAGTTAAGGCCTTATTAAGAAGACAGATGCCTGATGAAGATAACCAAGACTTATGTGTTCATGATTATATTCTCTCTGAGAAAACCCATAAACTTGCTTATCATTCACAATCTATATCTTTGACCAATAAACAATATGAGTTATTAAAAACAATGATGAAACATCCTGATGAAGTTTTAAGTAGAGATTTTCTTATGAGTGAAGTTTGGGGTTATGATTTTTATGGTGAAAGTCGGACACTTGATGTTCATATAAAAGAACTTAGAAAAAAAGTATATTTAATTAGCCAAAATAAAGAGTGGATTGAAACCATTCACGGAATAGGATTTAAGATAAGCCTATGA
- the pstB gene encoding phosphate ABC transporter ATP-binding protein PstB: protein MNEVFSINDLNLYYGKFQALKNITLNLEKNKVTALIGPSGCGKSTFLRTLNRMNDLIDEVSIDGEVKYHQENIYQKNYDVISLRTKVGMVFQKPNPFPMSIYDNVIYGPKCQGIKNKNELERIVETSLKKAALWDEVKDRLKDSALDLSGGQQQRLCIARAIAMEPEVILMDEPTSALDPIATLKIEELMNELKQNYAIVIVTHSMQQAARISDQTAFFLMGELIEFDETDKIFSNPKKKETEDYITGRFG, encoded by the coding sequence ATGAATGAAGTATTTTCAATTAATGATTTAAATTTATATTACGGAAAATTTCAAGCCTTAAAAAACATCACTTTAAACTTAGAAAAAAATAAAGTCACTGCCCTTATTGGTCCATCGGGTTGTGGAAAATCAACCTTCTTAAGAACCTTAAATCGCATGAATGATTTAATTGATGAGGTCAGTATCGATGGCGAAGTCAAGTACCATCAAGAAAACATCTATCAAAAAAATTATGATGTTATATCGTTAAGAACTAAAGTAGGTATGGTTTTCCAAAAACCAAATCCCTTTCCCATGAGCATCTATGACAATGTGATTTATGGTCCTAAGTGTCAAGGGATAAAAAATAAAAACGAATTAGAAAGAATCGTTGAAACATCTTTAAAGAAAGCGGCCCTTTGGGATGAAGTCAAGGATAGATTAAAAGATTCTGCCTTAGACTTATCTGGTGGCCAGCAACAAAGACTATGTATTGCTAGAGCCATCGCAATGGAACCTGAAGTCATTCTTATGGATGAACCCACATCAGCTTTAGATCCAATTGCGACTTTAAAAATTGAAGAATTAATGAATGAACTCAAACAAAACTATGCCATAGTCATTGTGACCCACTCAATGCAACAAGCAGCTAGAATATCTGATCAGACAGCTTTCTTTTTAATGGGAGAACTCATAGAGTTTGATGAAACAGATAAAATCTTTTCCAATCCCAAGAAAAAGGAAACTGAAGATTATATTACTGGAAGATTTGGATAA
- a CDS encoding ATP-binding protein produces MRRKINFEFVLMILIAIVIFIIGASLIARNSLNNLTELNLNHYQDMLEIEANQNSDYQSIIDKYESLNQYLRISFIDENGVVLADSLATNLDNHINRPEIQNIGEVSIRYSDTLKIDMMYLANQLDNGDYLRLAIPSASILQFLNDFIGLAIVVGIIIIVLSIMLTSVLIKQSLKPLKDILLILEDINEGQYREILPLEKYDEINGFIQEINKISASISNNISSLKSEKSKTDFLLEHMNQGLCVLNKQKQIILLNHHLKELYNFNINLNMHKDYRFLFRDELVQKAIEKAFENKEDSQIITQIKDAFYNVSISYRKTHWTNESSVIIIYNDVSNMKEIEILKRDFFVNASHELKSPLTSIIGSADLILQDMIKDEATQKDLIERIHNEAVRMNLLVMDMLMLSEVENKLTQDKMSTIDLDKLVDDVLTNLSYDIDKQNIEIHRNIQVKTYQMNEEDLFQLIKNLVENAVKYNKDNGHVWIDIFEENDYINILIKDDGIGIAKEEQTRIFERFYRVDKARSKMIGGTGLGLSIVKHILINYHGHYQIKSQVSQGTSINIQLPLIKK; encoded by the coding sequence ATGAGAAGAAAAATAAATTTCGAATTTGTATTGATGATTTTAATAGCCATCGTTATTTTTATTATTGGCGCATCATTAATCGCAAGAAATTCATTAAACAATCTAACAGAACTTAATCTAAATCACTATCAAGATATGCTTGAGATTGAAGCCAATCAGAACAGTGATTATCAATCCATCATAGATAAGTACGAATCCTTAAATCAATACTTAAGAATTAGCTTTATTGATGAAAATGGCGTGGTTTTAGCTGATTCACTTGCGACAAACTTAGACAACCACATAAATCGACCAGAAATACAAAACATCGGTGAAGTCAGTATTCGATATTCTGACACCTTAAAGATTGACATGATGTATCTAGCAAACCAACTAGATAATGGTGATTATTTAAGGCTAGCAATTCCATCAGCCTCGATTTTACAATTTCTTAATGATTTTATCGGTTTAGCCATCGTTGTAGGGATCATTATTATTGTATTATCAATTATGTTAACCTCTGTCTTGATTAAACAATCTTTAAAACCATTAAAAGATATTTTACTCATATTAGAAGATATTAATGAAGGACAATATCGTGAGATTCTACCCTTAGAAAAATACGATGAGATCAATGGATTCATTCAAGAAATTAATAAAATAAGTGCTTCTATATCAAATAATATTTCTTCATTGAAATCAGAAAAATCCAAAACAGACTTCCTATTAGAGCATATGAACCAAGGTTTATGTGTTTTAAATAAACAAAAGCAAATCATCTTGTTAAATCATCATTTAAAAGAACTTTATAATTTCAATATAAATTTAAACATGCATAAGGATTATCGTTTCTTGTTTAGAGATGAATTAGTTCAAAAAGCCATTGAAAAAGCTTTTGAAAACAAAGAGGATTCACAAATTATCACTCAAATTAAAGATGCTTTCTATAACGTTTCTATAAGCTATAGAAAGACCCATTGGACCAATGAGTCTTCAGTGATTATTATTTATAATGATGTAAGCAATATGAAAGAAATCGAAATATTAAAAAGAGATTTCTTTGTCAATGCTTCTCATGAATTAAAATCTCCTTTAACATCAATCATAGGATCTGCAGATTTAATTTTACAAGATATGATTAAAGATGAAGCTACCCAAAAAGACCTCATAGAAAGGATTCATAATGAAGCTGTAAGAATGAACCTTTTGGTTATGGATATGTTGATGTTATCAGAGGTTGAAAATAAGCTAACACAAGACAAAATGTCGACAATAGATTTGGATAAATTAGTCGATGATGTTTTGACCAATTTAAGTTATGATATTGACAAGCAAAACATAGAAATTCATAGAAACATACAAGTAAAAACATACCAAATGAATGAAGAAGATTTATTCCAACTCATTAAAAATTTAGTTGAAAATGCTGTTAAATACAATAAAGATAATGGTCATGTATGGATAGACATATTTGAAGAAAATGACTATATAAATATTCTAATTAAAGATGATGGGATTGGCATAGCTAAGGAAGAACAAACAAGGATTTTTGAAAGATTCTACCGAGTTGATAAAGCAAGATCAAAAATGATTGGTGGTACTGGTTTAGGTTTATCTATTGTCAAACATATCCTAATTAATTACCATGGACACTATCAAATAAAGAGTCAAGTTTCTCAAGGGACAAGTATCAATATTCAACTTCCATTAATAAAAAAATAA
- the pstC gene encoding phosphate ABC transporter permease subunit PstC: protein MLKIFNTIKIKLQSKHKKDYIDIFVKALFFLTTLISASFIVIIAIFILREGIRPFIDDYDGIGRVNLIRFLMGTTWLEGQTFQSNLYGVGFIIINTLYIAFLSLFLSLPIGVLTALFIAKIAPKRLASVLRTIIELLAAIPSIVYGLFGSGVILKIIYEMAKIFGVQSKGGNSVLATVMVLSLMILPTITALSEVAIRSVNKDIELGSLALGATKTQTHFKVVLTSAKSGIFTAAILGVGRALGEATAVSLVAGNARSGPTFAFFETTATLTSTMLQGLKETIGIDYDIRFSVGIVLIVVILITNLTLNFVKKKIGNVYVK from the coding sequence ATGTTGAAAATATTTAATACAATCAAAATCAAATTACAATCTAAACATAAAAAAGACTATATTGATATCTTTGTGAAAGCATTATTCTTTTTAACAACCCTCATATCAGCTTCCTTTATTGTTATTATCGCTATCTTTATTTTAAGAGAAGGTATTAGACCCTTTATCGATGATTATGATGGGATTGGTCGGGTCAATCTTATTCGCTTTTTAATGGGTACAACTTGGCTAGAAGGACAAACTTTTCAATCCAACTTATACGGTGTCGGTTTTATCATCATTAACACCTTATACATCGCTTTTTTATCATTGTTTTTGTCCCTTCCTATTGGAGTTTTAACTGCTTTATTTATAGCAAAAATAGCCCCAAAAAGATTGGCCAGTGTCTTAAGAACAATTATTGAATTGTTGGCTGCCATTCCTTCAATAGTTTATGGTCTTTTTGGTAGTGGTGTTATTTTAAAAATCATTTATGAAATGGCGAAAATCTTTGGTGTACAATCCAAGGGTGGAAATTCAGTTTTAGCTACAGTGATGGTTTTATCATTAATGATTTTACCAACCATCACTGCCTTATCTGAAGTAGCCATTAGATCTGTGAATAAAGATATAGAATTAGGATCTTTAGCCTTAGGAGCCACAAAAACTCAAACTCACTTTAAAGTGGTTTTAACATCAGCGAAGTCAGGTATATTTACTGCAGCTATATTAGGCGTTGGGAGAGCCCTTGGAGAAGCAACCGCTGTTAGTTTGGTCGCAGGTAATGCAAGAAGTGGACCAACATTTGCCTTCTTTGAAACAACAGCCACTTTAACATCTACGATGTTACAAGGGCTTAAAGAAACCATAGGTATAGATTATGATATTCGTTTCTCAGTTGGGATTGTTTTAATTGTTGTTATTTTAATCACAAACCTCACATTAAACTTTGTGAAAAAGAAAATAGGTAATGTCTATGTCAAATAA
- a CDS encoding substrate-binding domain-containing protein codes for MKKILLVFLLALVLSVSACTNDDAWDSSKNITVYTRDTSSGTRAGFMEGIDFSDAAENDGLLVDGFLIKDNTGILSSIEVDQYGIGYISLASLNDKVKGLQFEGVDPTKQNVVNNTYGLKRPFNYIIRSLDDFANDTERDITLAFVAFLNTSDGADIITNEGAISLSSNGTWDDIKDQHPVCSLDNSSITIKFGGSDSIEKIALALTESFAPKCGNFVPEHEHTGSSDGFKRTQGSEKDGDNYKHVGFASRPFKDSEVGSEGTQGQLAWDAIVVIVHKENLVNNLTAEEIKKIYRGDFLTWDELL; via the coding sequence ATGAAAAAAATATTATTAGTATTCTTACTAGCATTAGTCTTATCAGTATCTGCATGTACAAATGATGATGCATGGGATTCAAGTAAAAATATCACCGTCTATACTAGAGACACATCAAGTGGGACCAGAGCTGGTTTTATGGAAGGTATAGATTTCTCAGACGCCGCTGAAAATGATGGCCTATTGGTTGATGGATTCTTAATCAAAGACAACACAGGGATTTTATCATCAATTGAAGTTGATCAATATGGTATAGGTTACATTTCATTAGCAAGTTTAAATGACAAGGTAAAAGGTTTACAATTTGAAGGTGTTGATCCAACCAAACAAAATGTTGTTAACAATACTTATGGATTAAAAAGACCATTCAATTATATAATCCGTTCGTTAGACGATTTCGCTAATGACACAGAAAGAGACATTACTTTAGCTTTTGTTGCTTTCTTGAATACATCTGATGGTGCAGATATTATTACCAATGAAGGTGCAATTTCTCTATCAAGCAATGGTACATGGGATGATATTAAAGATCAACATCCGGTATGTTCATTAGATAATTCATCAATCACCATTAAATTCGGAGGTTCTGATTCGATTGAAAAAATTGCTTTAGCCTTAACAGAATCATTCGCTCCAAAATGTGGTAACTTTGTTCCTGAACATGAACACACAGGATCATCAGATGGTTTTAAAAGAACACAAGGTTCAGAAAAAGATGGTGACAATTACAAACATGTAGGTTTTGCAAGTCGTCCATTTAAAGATTCAGAAGTAGGTTCAGAAGGCACACAAGGTCAATTGGCTTGGGATGCAATCGTTGTTATCGTACATAAAGAAAATTTAGTCAATAATTTAACAGCAGAAGAAATTAAGAAAATCTATCGTGGTGACTTCTTAACTTGGGATGAATTACTATAA
- the der gene encoding ribosome biogenesis GTPase Der: MLPIVAIVGRPNVGKSTLFNRIVEERISITDDLPGVTRDRIYSKATWLNREFRLIDTGGIELTDAPFLTEIKAQAEIAINEADVIIFTVDAKDGLLPGDRDVMAMLYNSNKPIIIAVNKVDNPKYQEAIYDFYEFGATHVINISSVHGTGIGDLLDEVVKHFPEIEDEPYEEDDILLSIIGRPNVGKSSLTNAILGYDRVIVSDIEGTTTDSVDTPFTLDDQKYVVIDTAGMKKRGKIYEKLDKYANLRAMQAIDRSDVSLLVLDAKDGIRQLDKNIAGYAIENKKAMIVVVNKWDAIERDQYTMNEWEDKIRTEFKFLKYIPIVFLSALTKARIKSLFPVIKQAYDNYSKRVSTSMLNEVIQDAMILNPPKPHKQKLLKVYYVTQVKAKCPTFVLFVNDTKIMHFSYGRYLENKLREKFDFFGTPISIILRNRE; this comes from the coding sequence ATGTTGCCAATTGTCGCAATTGTTGGCCGACCCAATGTTGGTAAATCTACCCTCTTTAATCGTATTGTTGAAGAACGCATCTCGATTACAGATGATTTACCAGGTGTTACCAGAGACCGTATCTACAGCAAGGCAACCTGGTTAAATCGAGAGTTTAGATTAATAGATACAGGGGGCATCGAATTAACCGATGCGCCTTTTTTAACTGAAATCAAAGCCCAAGCTGAAATTGCTATAAATGAAGCTGATGTCATAATCTTTACAGTTGATGCTAAAGATGGATTACTACCAGGTGATAGAGATGTTATGGCCATGCTTTATAATTCAAACAAACCTATTATTATAGCTGTCAATAAAGTAGATAACCCCAAATACCAAGAAGCTATCTATGATTTTTATGAATTTGGGGCTACCCATGTTATTAATATATCTAGTGTTCATGGGACTGGTATTGGTGATTTATTGGATGAAGTGGTTAAACATTTTCCTGAAATAGAGGATGAACCCTATGAAGAAGATGATATACTCTTATCTATCATAGGTAGACCTAATGTTGGAAAATCATCATTAACCAATGCTATTTTAGGTTATGACAGGGTTATTGTATCAGATATTGAAGGTACCACTACAGATTCAGTGGATACACCTTTTACCTTGGATGATCAAAAATATGTTGTGATTGATACAGCTGGTATGAAAAAACGTGGTAAAATCTATGAAAAATTAGATAAATATGCCAATTTAAGAGCCATGCAAGCCATTGATCGTTCAGATGTCTCTTTGTTGGTCCTAGATGCTAAAGATGGGATTAGACAATTAGATAAAAATATAGCAGGTTATGCCATTGAGAATAAAAAAGCCATGATTGTGGTCGTCAATAAGTGGGATGCCATTGAAAGAGACCAATACACCATGAATGAGTGGGAAGATAAGATCAGAACAGAATTTAAGTTCTTAAAATATATCCCTATCGTCTTTTTATCAGCCTTAACCAAGGCTAGAATCAAATCTTTATTCCCTGTGATTAAGCAAGCCTATGATAATTACTCTAAACGCGTATCAACTTCTATGTTAAATGAAGTTATCCAAGATGCTATGATTCTAAACCCACCCAAACCACATAAACAAAAATTACTAAAAGTTTATTACGTAACACAAGTAAAGGCTAAATGTCCTACTTTTGTCTTATTTGTTAACGATACTAAGATTATGCACTTCTCGTATGGTCGGTATTTAGAGAACAAATTAAGGGAAAAATTTGACTTTTTTGGTACACCAATTAGCATAATTCTTAGAAATCGAGAATAA